The sequence below is a genomic window from Humulus lupulus chromosome 3, drHumLupu1.1, whole genome shotgun sequence.
TCCTGGCTTGGACCACCTTTCACGAAATGGTTATTTTTCCGATTTTGGATGTTCCTTGCGCCTTGTCTTTTGTTTTCAGCTTCTTTCTCTCGTTCTTGCATCAATATCGCCTTTTCAATCTTCAAAGCTTTGTCAGCTACTTTGGAAAAAGAAGCTCCCTCCAAGTCTTCTACTTCAAGATCTTTATGAATGTCAGGATGAATAGCATTTTTGAAATGCTTGATTTTTAATTCATCAGTGCAAACCATGTGTGGTGCATATCTTGAGAGTTCATTAAATTTTAGGATAAACTCCTCCATCAACATCTTTTTCTGCCTCAGGTAAGTGAATTCTCTTGCTTTCTCATCTTTCAAGACAGTTGTAAGGTAGCTCTCTTCCAATAAGGTTCGAAACTGTCCCCAAGTCATCGTGTCAACTCCATGGATGGCCGCCATAGTATCCCACCAATAGCTAGCATCCTCCCTCAATAAGTATATCACTAGACGAACTTTGTCTACTTGTGGGACTCGAGCTAGATCAAAAAGTCTTTCCATCATACAAATCCAATTCTCTGTTACTTTCGAATCAATGCTTCCATAGAATTCAAGAAGGTGGAATTTCATAAAGGTCTCCGGAGAGTAATTGGCTGTTGCATTTCTGACTTCTATTGGAGGAGTCGGCGGTGGTGCATGTTGTTGTGCTCCATTTGTTGGTGGGTGGTCTGCGCTATCTTGTGGTGATTCTTCATTACCTTGTGATCGTCCTTCATTTTTTTGTTGCCTTAGGAATTGTTCTAATAAATCTTCTAACCGTCGGTTTTTCTCTCTTTCCTCTTGAAATTTCCGCATTAGCTCAGCAACATTTGGAGTAGTGTGCTCTGCAGTAGGCTCTCCATCTGCATGCCCTTCCATTCTTCAATTCTAAAAGGTCATGAATTGGATTCATTACCATGAATAAAACTTTCTTGAAAATAAATGACCATATCACTTATTTACACGTCAAGTAGCGCTAGATATAACTTTGCTAAGGGATTAAATTTAACGCTAATAGTTTTTTTTAAGGACTTACTTGATGAGTACCACATTTATCGTCATGCTTGTACATATGGGATTGTCTTCAAAACCGATCCGCTTTGATACCACTCtgaacgacctcctttcttaacatacatatatataatgtaaaatcaaagtttaacctgaatacgacaatactgaaattctgaatttacaaaaaaaaaaaaaaactttattaaacaatacataaactagtgttcataacttcaaaccatacaatacccaCAACCAAataaaactttatcttacatacaaatcttaatacttttataaataatcttcgtggcgttactacaccttaacgtagaactagagatgtatccaaccgataaattgaaaagttttatgtaaattacaaagttcatgaaatacttttaaagctttatgtaaagttcacaaaatactttttttttatgaaatataaatataaatcaagtttctcgtttatttataatatagcatagcagaactccactcccttcaggtcagccccatatgtacaatcacgttggctccacgtatactcatcaacaatttatatttggggtatcttacctacaacacaaacattatctgatgagctaaggctcagtaagcatAATAAAttcctcatatgcattaaaataaacgtgcaacatgttatgtattttctttctttcactttcttttcatttgggccctagaggatgctgctgccggcattacatagggaatcacattcccacttgaacataaacatgataatagggaatttctccctcataaacattcattatatagggaagtacgtctcccttattacattttgggacataggtctcccaagcagcacctctactttaaccctttcaataacttgtttgtaAACATTAAACGAgcttatgcataataaatatGACATTCTTGAAAATAAATTATGCATAAAAACAATAAGGCAAAATaacatgtaaagcatataaatgcacataagacacataaaatacTTATGTTGtcgatgaggattctacttaccttgcgtcctgataaaacaaccgaaattgttagcttcctgataaaaacacaaactattaacttacataaaatctacttGATGtcattttagtttataattgttattattccatttttttctattttattgtttattttatgtccaggcatatggtcatactataattgtccatggaAAGATCTcagtctaaaagtcgtggtcatggtcatacggaaatgtccaggtcataatATTAGTCCATAATAGTAGGGAATAATGTCATGTAATAAAAGTccataatagtccaaagtgtgaccatagcctatataagtttaatATTATAATGACAcataaaaaatagtttatatttcaattttggcattgtaaattataatgacatggtaaaataatctatataaattttggcattatgacggcatgataaaataaaatatatatatataaattttggcattataacggagtggtaaaataatctatatataaattttggcattataacagcatagtaaaataatctatttataaattttggcattataacggcatagtaaaaaaaatctatatatatatacaatagcTAAATAACTTAATTGAAAGGCTTGGGAAGGAGCTTACCTAAAATGTTTTCGTAAGTTGGCGTTACAGACAGAACTTCGCTTAGATCTTAGAGATTTAGAACTCTTAAAAgagtgttaagaagatttttagagtgaaacaaagaaaatgaggttttgtaattcaaaatgagttttggaagaactatttataggaaaactttgggttactatgctaataaaatatttaaaatatcaagcatagtggaataataaaatattcaaaatattaagcATAGGggtttgctaaagtcatcattgtatcactactgcatcattatgtgggaaccatggggtggaccccgctgtgggacccactatgaatagtacccggtgaatagtaaccaaaaaatgaaaacttctcaatcttcttatagtacttagtccaacatttttttactcacaaacttttctgaaaaagtttctctaacatccataaattaattattctcatgtgttagttacttcaacaacttagaattgttaaaatctcaCAGTAGAATACAGCTATATTCCCAGCGGTCAGGTTACTGTTTCCAACGGTCAGATCACTATTCACCAATGGTCATAAcagctagtttttgtcctataaatacttgttccttcaaccatttacttgcaacaACTTCTTCATTTCTTACCCTTCTAGTTAAAATTCATCATctaatcatgaatttctctttattgctcataactttagtgattatttgcttgtattttgcatcattctatgggtattatactaatgaaatgcctaTGGATATTATAGTTgtgtattcattagttattcttccactttacttaatatcTCTAGCTTTTGATTAATATTGTAATGTActaaaaaatatgaataaaaatatattctcttatttttcataattattataatgcatttgtagaaagaagtggGAGTTACAAGCGTCCAAGCTCGCAAGttatgtgtgaacatgtttattgttgtaaaatccctatgtttaagggatctgatgtaatttgttattaaatctcaaatatcatgggatattaccgcgtacatagtaactaatgcatttaatgaCATTATTTTAATTCATTTTGTAGAACAACCCCCCGAAATTTGTGGGAAGAGAttcggtaaaccactctataaatagagtgggacgATTCATTTGTAgaggagagaaaaaaaaatattggaaaaACTCTCtacaattgcttccagaaagctattTGAGAATTCCGAGAAGTTAATAacacaaactcgtggactaggcagattttaactgttgaaccacgtaaaaaatcatgtctaaattatttgttttctctgGTATATttagtttaattgctcttcttttctataagttgacgaaaaatggcgtcaacataaataatataaaatattttcaattataaaataaattattttaattatttgaaaatattaattaaatcctAATTAAATTTCACGTTTAAGATCAATAGaagtatattttttttaccttttactaaataataataattcaaataattaaactataacattttacaacaaaataactataaaaacacacaaaaatctataaaattaaaataaactcgataaattcaaaataacttaaaaattgaataaatcaattaaaaactcaataattaagtaataattaacatataaaatgtgataagataactttattttgtagagttatcgcGTGACCTATAAATAAAGTAAAAATGTGTAGCTTATGGTAGAATTTCCTcatcttttatttatatattgtcCTTATTTTAAacatcttttattattttttgtctttagttttttatatttaagttctaaaattgatatatttttaaaaaattgtttCACTTAAATTTTCTAAATTTATTTCTTTCTTCATTTCCAAACTAGTTCTCTCGTCTCGTATTATGAACACCTCTTTGTAAGTGCAGACTATGGCTGAAAATGCAAGGAAATTTTTTTAcaagaaaattaacaaaaaagTACTGTGATGCTAAAAATTATGTAAAAGGTGTAATAATAATGAATTTTGAGAAACTTGGTAACACAGATTTAAGAGTGGTCGTTCTAACTAGTTGTGGGTGAACTATTGTACTATATTATTATTGGGATAATGACGGTAAATCTATTCAAGTAGCTACGAAGTTAAATAGTTATGTAAAAATTTTAACGGCAAAACTACTTAGTAGTGAATTTTTTTGTACTTAACTTTCTGTCGTTAAGTCAATTGTTAAAATTAACTTTGTGGGACACGTAAAAGCCTTCAGTTTgtccaaaatatttttaatttttaaataatttaaaattaattaaaaataataaaaaaaatcagaaaaaaataaaaaaacatatattttaattcctaaaaaattaatttttaaatatttttaaaaatattaacaaataaaataaaaatattttaacaaatatttaaaaactaaaaaatagtaatttaataaaaaatctaaataaagtcataaaaatttcatttttattttgattaaaaTCTAAATACAATCTAATTTCatgttaattaaaaataatttttttatgctttttatttatattttttattaaatgaatgttgttttttttagtttttaaaatacttattttaattttttatgaatttaaattatgttatttatttttttaggaatgaaaattttttaattttattttgtcatgattttttaattgattttaaaatatttaaaaattaaaaatattttagacGAATTGGAGGCTGTCACGTGACCCGTGGAGTTAATTTTAACCACTGACTTAACGGAATCGAGTTAAGTGCAAGAAAATTCACTACTTATAAGTAGTTTTGCTGTCAAAATTTTTACATAAGTATTTTATTGCAAGATTTGTAACTATTTGAGTAGTTTTGCTGCCATTATCCCATCATTATTAATTTAATGGCCCCTTGACAAAATGATCTATTTTGTGAAGTCATTTTGCACTTTgacataattttgataattttttacaaaattgtCTCCGACACTCGAGACAGGTGGTCAAAAAATTTAGACAGCTAATCGAAATTTTTAGATAGCTGGTCGAAATCTTAGacagatgtcattttgcaaaagaTTATCAAAACTATGTCAAATTGCAAAATAActccaaaaaaatatattattttcacCGAATACTctaaaagaaacaaagttaaagtAAAAACACCCAGCAAAAGGTGTGCTCTCAATCTATAATAAAATTTCCTTACTAACCTGCAAAGTACAAAGGCTTGGTACATATATTTGGATTTTGGATTCCCAATTCGCAAAATTAAAGCCCCATAAAGTTAAAAAACACAAAAGACTATTATGGTCTAATTAATGAGTTAATAAGAAGGTAATGATTCATGACATAACTTCTTGTTTTTAAATTCATTTCTTCCTTTTTCCCATGCAATTTCATTTTCATTGCCTGCCCTTACCATGTACCAAAAACTAACCCTTTCTTTTTTGACAAATGGTTTCCAGAAGCATAAAAAATAAGTACAATAGCTAGTAAGTAGTAATATTAAAACCAAGCTCGCTCACATACTATTGTTCACTACACAGGGGAGAGCTGTAGTTGTCGATGCTTGTTACTAAAAGTAGTATACAAAAAGCACAAAAGAAAAGGGATACGTATGAAGGCCTTGAATGTGAATTGGCGTGTGTAGCTCAACAATCTTTAAAAGAAACATTCTTTCCTTTTCTGTGGTCTCCCACACATGAAAATCCTGCACATCACTTCCCTATTACaaagtgttaattttttattattattgttccCGTTTGTAATGTAGCCGCATAACACTTATACATGCACTAGATTTCCTTTACTCCTTATCCATCATAGCCATGAACTTGCAGGGAACAGCCACCTTCACACTTCATACCGATTCAACTTTGGAAGATATTCTGATCAAGAAGCTACTCCTAAGCCATGACCCAGATGGCCGCCGTCTTGATTCGGAGCAGCTGCTTCATGCCATGGAAGATATCATGCTTTATGCTACTATATCAGATGTAATACTAATTAACCAGTCTCACCATCTCATTCCATTATCCGTTTCTTTCAGTTGCTCATCAATCATGCATCTAAGTCATCTGGAAATGTGACACTTTGAAAATATTCTTTGGCAAACTTTTTGTTTCTTAAACTAGAGAAGAATTGAGGAATTTTACATAGTATGCATCGATATATATCACATTATTATGTATGCATACTTCTGTATCTTGAGTTACAATCTTTTGGTCCATGTAGTTGATCCATTCTAGGACTTTTTCCAGATTTCTGATCTAGATTTCATTGCCAATGATTGGAGAAAAGTCACCGACATTGAAGCTGTTGGATTTAAAGAAGCACTCTCACATCTCATTAACAAGATCTCACATGAGGTAATTCTTTCTCTTCCCTTCCTCTCAACTTTCATTAGGTACATACATAATGTGATCAAATTCTCGAAACAATGACAGATACTATGCAAGTGCTCTGCTGAAGGGAGTCTACATGAGAAGACTATGATCTTGTTCGACCTACTGGGAAATTACACATGGGAGGCTAAAGCAGTTCTAGTGCTTGCAACTTTTGTAAaaagctatggtgaattttggctCTTAATGCAGCTATATCCAAAGAACACATTGGCACTATCAGTTGCAATGCTTAAGCAGTTGCCAAGCGATTTGACCGCCTACACTCGTCAATTTAAGGCCTTGAGCTTGCTGATGAAGACAGTGATAGATTTAACCAAGTGTGTCATCAAATTTGAATCCCTGCCTCTTTCACAAGTAAAGTTGGATAAGGAGAACATGTCTATTACAAAGTATAATATCTACTCAGCTGTTTATTGGATAATCAGAAGCATCTTGACATGTTCTTCACAAATCTCAGACTTGAAAGCAACGACACCTCTTCAAGTGCATTCTCCTTCCTTTAATTCTACTTGCTTTAATCTTTTTGACTTTAAAATCTGCTTTAATAATTATCTGATTATATATTCAAGTACTCAGATTCAATAACAATTGCAACATGGGAGCTCTCAAGTCTGATCCACAGACTGAAAGGCATGGACAATCACCTCAATCAGCAGGTGGAGGAATGCAGTCAACAAACAGGTCACTACTTGATACTTCATAGTACAATTTAAAAACTTTTGACTCTGCTTGATGAATTTTAATtcaatatgtgtgtgtgtgtgtgtgtgtatttacACATAAACTTAATAGAGTCACAGCTGTATCAAAGTCTGTTGAATATTTTTACGGAGGAACACAATGAAAACCAAGAAGTGCTTCGAATATTATTTGCCGTCAGAGATGACTTTCCACTACTTGACTGCTCCACACAAGCAAAGGCATGTTTTTCTTTCCAGCTTTTGCTTTTTCTTTAAGCATTGTTTATCGGCCCAACGTTGTTTACTTCAAAGCAAATTTTGCTCAACTTCTTTACCTTCTTATTTATGTCTATTGACAGCTTGGTTTGACTGAACTGAAAAACAAGGTGGTCATACTCTTGATCACAGAGCCAGAGCTTTTACCTACAGAGGAGTTACTCTTACTGGTTCAGCAAATTTGTGATAATCCTTGCAACAAAATACTAGAGGGAAGTTATGAAATTGTGTGGATTCCAATTCCAGATTCTAATTATTGGACTGATGCTGAGAAGAGAAGTTTCAGGGTTCTATCACAGTCTATTCCATGGTGCTCAATAAAGCAGCCATGGTCACTCAACTCAGCAGTGGTAACATTTGTCAAACAAGAATGGAACTACAGAGAAGGCCCGCTTATGGTTGTTCTAGATTCACAAGGAAATGTCTCAAACTTTAATGCATTAGATATGGTCTTTATCTGGGGTGTTAAAGCATACCCTTTTTCAGATTCAAGAGAAAAAGAGCTTTGGCAAGAGCAGAGCTGGAATCTCCAACTTCTGGTAGATGAAATTGATCCCCTAATTTCTAATTGGGTATTATTCTTCAACTCTCTCAACTCTGTTTTTTCATGTACTTACCAAAGTTATATATAATTAGATGCTTAAAGATCAAACCTTTGACTTCATTTTCAGGTGAAAGAAGACAGGTACATCTGCATTTATGGAAGTGCGGACATTGATTGGATACTAGAATTTAACTCAAAGTTTAAGAAGATTAAAAACACAGGTCTTCAGCTGGAGATGATTTACGTGGGTACAAGGAATGAAAGTGAACATGTAAAGAATTTTCTATCTTGGATTCAGGAAGGAGATCTGAGAAActcattgttttctttgtgtttaaCCAAAAGAAGGTCCTTCTGGATTAGGTTGGAAAGTATAATAAGATCAAAACTCAGGCTTGGCTACTCACTTGATACTGATCAAGCTCTACAAGAGGCTTCAGCTCTGGTCAATAATGACAATAGCAAGAGTTGGGTGGCTATAGGGAGAGGATCTTCAGACGACATTGTTATAGTTGAAGGAAGCAACATGATGAAGTGCCTAGATAGCCTTCTGGGGTGGGATGCAAAAGTGGGAAAGTTGGGATTTTGGGGTGCGCTTAGAACTGCCATTGACCCTCCTGACGCCCCACTTAGTGATGAGCCTTGTGGTCATGAATCCAAAACCATTCCTTATGGGGAAGAAAAAGCGGTGGATGCCATGGAAATTTGTGAAAAGTGCAATCTCCCATGGAAAGAGTTTGTCGTTTATAAATAAAGACTAATTGTTGATCTTGGTTGGTGACTCTTGAAACGGAATAATTTGTTTTCATAACGTAATTTTATGTTCAtggactattattattattattatatatgagtACTAAGTACCACACACCAAAATAGATATCTACATATGTATTAATGTGGTGATCACAAATGTCTCTTAACATTGAAAAATGTTGAGAAATTGAAGATTTTTGTTTTCTTAATATCTATAGAGTAATATTTTGAGGCTCTTATAATATGTACATTTTAGTATGATATGATTAAGTGATTGGCTtagaaatattataaattatgttTGGAGAGTTTGATTGAATTGAATAAGATTTATTACTCTTTATGAAATTATTTTGttttgagctggtgatacctggatcatagatcaatctttaaaaacacggtcgctcctcggagttgatcaaacaggtcatcaattcggggtagtgggtacttattcttaattgtcaccctATTCAActcgcgataatctatacacatctgcatgcttctgtctttcttcttcacaaatagaaccggtgctccccatggaaaatGGCTCAGTCTAATGAAACCCCAAGTCTAcgagttcttgcaactgcgtccttaactccttgagttcggtaggtgccatccggtttggtgccttggagataggctcgatgcctggtactagttcgattgtgaagtcaatttcccgagtcggcggcaaccctggtaagtcatcaggaaatacttctcggaattcctttataatgtggacgtgtccaacctttagtggtgtttcctttaccatatccgtgatgctggctaagaatacgtgacatcctttttctatcatcctctaagcTTTGAAAGATGAAATAAGCAGCGTACGTAGTCCTGAAacatttcccataaaacataatcTCTGACCGTCACGAGTCTCGAActtcacttgcttacgtctgcagtcgatggttgcaccatgccttgctagccaatccatgcccagtattacattgaagtctttaatctctagttctatcaagtctcattctagttctacgtccttaattttgatcggtacgcctcgtactattcgtgatgatagaactacttcgcccgaaggcaactataccaaacctagttctacaaggtttgtctaatttctctatcattcctaacgagatatacgagtatgttgttcTTGAATCAAACAATACTTGAACATATACTATCAAgaataggaatctgacctgtgactacttttTTACTAGCAGGGTCTTCTCCCTGGGAGGCAAAGACTCTGGTCTGGAACCATCTTAGTATCCCTCTTCTTTTCTTACTTGAcctgtggacattccttcttttgatgaccttcctggccacaactGTAACgtcctttggtgtttgcacgacatttcccaagatgtttcttttggcatttggagcactgtgggtattctacataacccgacctatcaCTTGCTCATACTCTTTCGTCACCATTggcttgcttattatcaggatgccttTTCTTCTGCCTATTGTTGTTACTATGCCGAGGATGCGGTTGTGGCTGAGGCTGTTGTCGTTGTCATTATCGCTGCAGCaactcttccacttgttgtcgtagcttGACAATTTCTACGGTGATGTCAACCAGTGGCGGCGGCGTACTTTGGTTAGCAGTAGAGGTAGCATGCTCTTCTCTTTTGTGAACTAGAGGAGCTTCATTAGTCTCTTGAATGACACTGGAGGCATTGGTattcgtgcgtgcagaccttctgagtgacatcttcagcaaagttctaatagtcgagaaaacatattagaacttaccctaataggctctaaagcaaatacttaatctaaacaaacataactcaaaTCTATTAATTATGATGTCTTATgaagaattatataagccttctttataattagggtgtgtttctatacttagaaaaataagtcatctttattactttctaagttagtttctaatcatcctatatgacttaattctcaggctcgaaactcgtcgttgttccaaagttaaccatattgagggagggctgggatcagtaaaatcgttcccactactatggccccctaactctcaatatagagcccggtccattgatttgtatccaccctcaccgaactttgtcattatttattaaatttattatttattatcattgtaaagaaaaatcaaactcatacatgtcattcaaaaataacaataatattcatttggaaaaatgttttcactaagtacaatcataaatgcaaagataatagataaataaataaataaaataaactaatctacaaatcaggatcttctacatttgacccttcatctaacatatcatcatctatctcctcataatcatcattatcttgagcctcaaaatttcctcttggaagattcgtaaagattatatctttttgctcatttgtgaattggaattccatcttagaggtgaacctaagtatgagaaaataatatctcatagttaccggtaattcatcttcatcatctatagtctaccatatttcttctaaagatGAAATTATAGTAGGATAATTTTTAAAAAGTATAATCActtagctctcatcatgatttgcttagttgttttgaggtgaactatctccctgtggaataagagtagtctccgagtgattctttctaacactcctactgtaacgccccaacctccagggaccgttacgctgtgccttgtaaacagtgctaaactcgctaaccgagtcatttggcctaaatcgtgatctaggtatgattagcaatttagggattaaaaactttggttaggatgtaacgtttcactagaacgtttaacatatacattgggatcccgaaaataaagtttcagagtttattacagaaaatatttacaacaggccgttctaagcggcaaaacagggttcaactctagttccactttaaacctcggccgtggtggacgagcagctgcatatgtacacgtcatcacctaagctctccaactcaaggatggtccagcttccccttacctttacccgcaccacgtagcacccgtgagccaaagcccagcaagaaaacacaataaagcatgatataatatcaacaacgatcataataaccattcaggactatcagtccaaacaaataggtgacaatagccaaaattcacaataatgagcatcgctccctctagccatgtgacgatagggtcaccagggcttaactgataagtaatactttcttaagtttgattaggacaggtgcaaggtgattagtcaccaacataaccttcctcacgactctggagtcgaaactatggacaacgtcccttagccatgtgacaaacggtcaccggggtcatataccttggctatagtcatctggtcgtagaccaggcaagcgcttataagttcttcgatcttagggtcggtcccacattaatgccatgaagctattcaatgcgtgatcatcgaccttagggtcggactggcattagtgccttagagccactcaatgtgcgattctcgactttagggtcggtccagcattaatgccatggagccattcaatgcatgattctcgactttagagtcggtccctgactagtcagtgtcaacCACAAgcaagacatgccaccaatcgtataccacatgttcaatatccataaacaaggtatttagcatgcttactaaacagataccagtacaattaggaccatgcacaaccacagaggctcaatctctgaacaatatcatactcagtatataaagcatgtcccaatcacaagtttctcatgcatcatatgcgaTAATCCAACAATCTAA
It includes:
- the LOC133822232 gene encoding protein SIEVE ELEMENT OCCLUSION C isoform X1 gives rise to the protein MNLQGTATFTLHTDSTLEDILIKKLLLSHDPDGRRLDSEQLLHAMEDIMLYATISDISDLDFIANDWRKVTDIEAVGFKEALSHLINKISHEILCKCSAEGSLHEKTMILFDLLGNYTWEAKAVLVLATFVKSYGEFWLLMQLYPKNTLALSVAMLKQLPSDLTAYTRQFKALSLLMKTVIDLTKCVIKFESLPLSQVKLDKENMSITKYNIYSAVYWIIRSILTCSSQISDLKATTPLQYSDSITIATWELSSLIHRLKGMDNHLNQQVEECSQQTESQLYQSLLNIFTEEHNENQEVLRILFAVRDDFPLLDCSTQAKLGLTELKNKVVILLITEPELLPTEELLLLVQQICDNPCNKILEGSYEIVWIPIPDSNYWTDAEKRSFRVLSQSIPWCSIKQPWSLNSAVVTFVKQEWNYREGPLMVVLDSQGNVSNFNALDMVFIWGVKAYPFSDSREKELWQEQSWNLQLLVDEIDPLISNWVKEDRYICIYGSADIDWILEFNSKFKKIKNTGLQLEMIYVGTRNESEHVKNFLSWIQEGDLRNSLFSLCLTKRRSFWIRLESIIRSKLRLGYSLDTDQALQEASALVNNDNSKSWVAIGRGSSDDIVIVEGSNMMKCLDSLLGWDAKVGKLGFWGALRTAIDPPDAPLSDEPCGHESKTIPYGEEKAVDAMEICEKCNLPWKEFVVYK
- the LOC133822232 gene encoding protein SIEVE ELEMENT OCCLUSION C isoform X2: MILFDLLGNYTWEAKAVLVLATFVKSYGEFWLLMQLYPKNTLALSVAMLKQLPSDLTAYTRQFKALSLLMKTVIDLTKCVIKFESLPLSQVKLDKENMSITKYNIYSAVYWIIRSILTCSSQISDLKATTPLQYSDSITIATWELSSLIHRLKGMDNHLNQQVEECSQQTESQLYQSLLNIFTEEHNENQEVLRILFAVRDDFPLLDCSTQAKLGLTELKNKVVILLITEPELLPTEELLLLVQQICDNPCNKILEGSYEIVWIPIPDSNYWTDAEKRSFRVLSQSIPWCSIKQPWSLNSAVVTFVKQEWNYREGPLMVVLDSQGNVSNFNALDMVFIWGVKAYPFSDSREKELWQEQSWNLQLLVDEIDPLISNWVKEDRYICIYGSADIDWILEFNSKFKKIKNTGLQLEMIYVGTRNESEHVKNFLSWIQEGDLRNSLFSLCLTKRRSFWIRLESIIRSKLRLGYSLDTDQALQEASALVNNDNSKSWVAIGRGSSDDIVIVEGSNMMKCLDSLLGWDAKVGKLGFWGALRTAIDPPDAPLSDEPCGHESKTIPYGEEKAVDAMEICEKCNLPWKEFVVYK